The segment aagattaaaaaaaataacgacaCAATaatctcaataaattaaatgtcaaggaatgaaataaaataaaacatagaaataaaaaagactttCAAAACCCGACTTAACCAAGTGGGTTGACATGTGAATCTTATAACTTAATGCCTAAGCCTGTTGAGTTttttctccattatttttttttatgaaattaatactattttttactttttagttgaATAAAGAATTAAATGATTAGCTAGGAGAAAATCATGTTAAAacttgttgggtttttttttgccattatttttttttatcaaaataatgttatttttacttCCTGTACAATAAAACATCCAATTGACCCGGTAAACTCGGTCATTCAACCCCACCCATGACTCAGGACATGACGGGGGTCGACTTCTATGCCGGGTTTTAAAAGCATGATAAAAAAGCACCAAATATGATATGGAAAtacaatgaaattaaacaatgagggatgaaattgccaaaaaacaattaatagaagagaactcaaaataaaaggaattataATCATAACAATGAGGatcgcaaaaaaaaaaggaattaaaatcaaatgattaggtatgaaatcgaaaaataaaatccaattagaaaaaaaagattaaaagcaaaataaatagaaatcaaaagaatgattatcaaatttaataaaaaaatataaaaaatcaaatatcaatgaatgaaattgaaaataaataaatcaaattcaatacaattaaaagattaagaatCACTTTGCAATTTTACAAGGCTAACACATCTTTTAAGGTaggggagagagaaaagaggaaggGACTAGAGCTTCGTTGTGTCCTAGTAACTGACATGTGCTAACTCACCGTGTAAAGAGTGACGCAATGCTTTGGACATCGCTTCAAAAAAGCACCAACAACCATCGAGATGAGCCTCATGCGCCGCTCAAAAGGCGCAATTGCCTCGGcgcatgtgatttttttttatttatgaaaaaattagaacaCCTTAACTCTACATGGTAGTTGCAAAAAAACCAatgtcaaaaaaacaaaaagtcctctttatctatgtaaaaaaaagttACCCCACGAGCTATTTggtaattaaaatatacaaaaaagaaaaaaaaaaaacattgaaaacacCCCTCAAACATTAtcagcctttttttttccaagagcATGGGCGTAATTAAACCATGCAATGAAGTGTGAAAATACCATTTTACCCGTGTGTGTTCACtccttttggtttttaaagTGCAAAATCGTTATTGTACAGTGAAAACACAGGGGAATTAGTTTTTGAGACGAGAGCGGGACAAGACCAGATAGATTGGCCGATTGGGGATTTAATAGCAATGACAATTAGCATTGCGTCCCACGCACCAATATCGTATCTTACtcatttttaagttattatatgGGTTAGATTCGTTATGAATCAAATCAACATTTAAAGTTgtaattctttcaaaattgcACTTGCACTGTCAAAGATGAGACCGTGCTGCTCCCTACGGCATGTTCAAAGTCCACCTATGCTATTAGCCAATTGCCATGGCCAGCAGGTACAAATCTCACATCTCATCCCGTTCTTAGAGATGATGATCTACTGTCAGCAATTTTAGGAAACAGATACGAATGATAAAGGAAGCTCGAACACAAGATCATATaggcaaaaatatatttgattccCCTGTTTTTGCTGCAACTGCGAGGCAGTAAGATATGGTGTCGGCGTGTTATTGAATCAGACTACCAAGTTAATGTTCCCGCCTTAAAACGCATCAAAGCCGCGTTCATGTGCCATGCCAATTTTCCTTTACCAAGAACAGTACGTTAGATAAACAGTTGTGCTGTTCAGTTATGCAAATTCTGAGGCAAATTGATATGGAAGTTGATCGTGAATGCAATGCTCAACAGGATGCTATTCATGCTGTAAGCTACTATCTTTCACACCTTTTCAATTTATCACACTTCCATCCttgaacttagaaaaaaaaccatgcttaTATTTGCAATTAAGAAAACAGAAATTCCACACAGtaacaattaaatatatacCATTCAACTAAAGCATAGAGTATTTGCTAACTTTAGACAGAACGCAAACCTAGAACTTGGGTTGTGATCATGTTACTACTGTCAGAAGATgtcttatttttcattgtttctcATCATTGTTGGCGTCCTCATCAAAAGCACCCAGCAGCTCCTGCACATCTCTCTCCTTTATACTTGATTTCTTCACATTGCATCTCTCTCCTTCCCATTTATGAACAAGCCACAACATCTCTCTTACCCGATGATTATTTTGCTCATCCTTTTTAATCCAACAAACCAGATTCTGCGGATTCTCAAGCCAGCTCTTGTTCACTTTTGTAtttgaaatcaaagaaaaaaacctggCCATCTGTTCAGATTCCATAAACACCTTCCCTACTTCTGTTCTATGCCGCACCTTACGTTTCAAACCATGCCTCTCTATTCCCGTACTCAAAATCACCACACTACTCAGCGTTTTAGGCCGATGACTTaatattacaagaaaaaaggaCATCATCAGAGGATTCTTGTCCTTTTCAATATCGAACCAGTCCCGTTTATGGGAAAACATCCCCCTACTATCACTTGACAATGGTCCAACTTCAATAGCCATACACAGATGAGTGTGCATTTTATCGTTCATATCCTCTGCCTTCAGCTTGTACTTGAATGCATGTCCACGATGCACTCCATAACAAGTGAGTAGTGAAGGGCAAAGGCAGAGCTTGATTTTAAGAGATTTCATATAAGCAAACACTTTCATAATGGCAGGGATAGCTGATAGCGGAATGTGGTAATGTGATTTCCAGCAAGGGAGATAGTCGCCTGCCTCTCCTGGATATGAGAATCTAAGAGAGACTGCATCCACTTTGGAGACAAGGGATTGCAAGTGCTTGCACACTAAACAGCAACGAAGAAGGGTTTTGGGGTCTCCAGTTTTCTTCAAGATGGTTATGATCAATTCATCCGGTAACTGGATGAATCTGTCCGAGGCATCCGAAATACGGCGTTTCTTTGTCAATTTGGATGCCGACATATCTTTTCAGAAGATGGGACTCAAAAGGTTTCTACTAAAATTAAAGATGATACTGttttaatcaaaactaaatatGGTTGGCAAGGCTTCAATAACCTCTCCTGCAAAACAAATTCCAGGCTCAAACAATGAACATCGGAGAAATAATGACTGTTTATTCTACAGCATTAATCATATTCAAGATCTACACACCAATACTCCATTAACTATCTGAATTACTTTCCAAATTAAGAGAAGATACTAAAATCAATTGATAGACCTCACCAAtctacaaaaaaagaaaagattgaaaatttgaaacCCTAAGATGAACTCAAAATGAATACCCTAACCTGAGATAGAGAGTGACAGTTGAAAAGGTGCTGCCTTTACCTCGAAGGATGATGATACATCGATCTCACCTCTTCTGGGGTTCCTAGAGAATCAAAACTCGAGAGATGGAGTGATCAATCTGTCTGCGAGCTCGAAGATTAGGGTTTCGTGGGTAGAGAAAAGTTTGGAGCAGAGAGTGACCACACAACTAGACAAAAAAGAGGATGTCTTGAAGACAAACACCTACACCTCTTTTAAACCCGGTCCGATCAAGCTCGAtatataagaaaagataaaaacctAGGTTACCTAGTCTAGAATTCGGATTAACTTTGTAAGATCGGATAAAAAACCTAATCACAATCCAttgatcatttatttatttttaataaaaataaagtcatttttatttataaaaacaaattataattaatctaataacATGGTTATCCAATAAAAACTCATAACCTAGATTTTGAGTTGCATCAACCACCACcgagtttattttttacaaaaataatattttttttttaaaaaataaaatttgattctaatcttattggattttaattagatttattCTGATCAATTAATCACTAAAAGTAAACTAGCTTGTTTAGtggtaataatttttaatttttattctaaaaaacataaaaataattaattttttagattttttatattaatatattaaaaatattaaaaaaatatcaattcaatagtttttctaattaaatatacttttaaaatatatctaaacaCAAttccaaatacaaaaaataaaaataaaacggtGCTAAATTAATATccatttcaattcaatttaacaaaaCTAATTCAGTAGTCTTTGTAGTTTTTGAAGTTATATGTTTAGTCCTCAAGTTTCCAATCTATTTATAACTTAgtcctaaactaaaaaaaagcaaTACTGGTCAGTTAAGAGTAAAGTTTTAAAGGACTAACAGAGAAAAACATTGTGCGAatttacaatgatttttttttattgatgtatattaaaaccaaaaaatattttagtgttgaagaattgtttttattattatgtaagAATTTTATCCATAAAAAAGGAGGTACGTAGAAAAGCTTATCTTAAGATTGGGTATtggaatataattattaaacttatatgataaatttataatttggcGCATGATTCATAAAAATCAGGGTAATATCTCAGGTTGACTAATAAACcggataatttaattaagtttggttgagttaaaattaaaatattttaaaaaataaaaaaaatcttttcacacaaaaataatagaaacaaattaattcaataacaaataaattactCCGTTGATTTAATGATTCAAATAGTGTAGGAGGACAGACACACACGCACGAGATGCTAGATCCAGGATCTCTCGGCTGGGTTGATCTCCGGCGTCAGGTCGCCAATCGGACGGTGAGCAAATTCAACAAGTGGGTTAGTGACACGTGTTGCTACTTGAAGCTAAGCTTTGGGCTTGTTTTAAAGGGCTAGAATTTGTTTATTTGTGGACTATTATAGGTTTTATTTCCGGCCCAAATAGGcccatttattttcttcttaccAAACTCCAACCGTCCAACATCTAAGAACACCTGGAAGGCTGGACGTGCTATAACAAGAACACAAGTAAACTGCCAAACAAACcttgaaatttacaaaaaatgCCACCCCAACCGCCACCTCCGCCACCGCCAAAACCCCTTAAACCCTACTTCTTCTACGGCCACCGTAAACCCTCACAAAACCGCCCTGTAGTCCGCGGTGGCCTCTTCACAAACCGTCAAACCGTCAAACCACAACCTTCAAAAAACCCCATCACCCCTTTCAAGCCATTCGATCTCCACAAATGGGACCCACAGCAAAACCTTCCCCACCAGCCACAACCTTCCAAACCTCAATCTCCACGATCACGACACTCCCTCGCCCTCTCCCAACGCCTCTCCCCCATTGCCAGATTCATCCTCGACGCATTCCGCAAGAACCGGAACCAGTGGGGCCCAGAAGTGGTGACAGAGCTCTGCAAACTCCGGAGGGTGACACCGGACCTGGTTGCCGAAGTGCTGAAGGTCGAAAACGACCCCCAGTTAGCGACAAAGTTCTTTCACTGGGCAGGTAAACAGAAAGGGTTTAAGCATACTTTTGCTAGTTATAATGCTTTTGCTTATAATTTGAACAGGAGCAATTTTTTTAGAGCTGCTGATCAGTTGCCTGAATTAATGGAAGCACAAGGGAAGCCACCGACGGAAAAACAGTTTGAAATTTTGATTAGAATGCATTCGGATGCGAATAGGGGACTTAGAGTTTACTATGTGTATCAAAAGATGGTGAAGTTTGGGGTTAAACCGCGTGTTTTTTTGTATAATAGGATAATGGATTCATTGATTAAGACGGGGCATTTGGATTTGGCATTATCGGTTTATGAGGATTTTAGGAGGGATGGACTGGTGGAAGAGAGTGTTacttatatgattttgataaaaGGGTTGTGTAAGGCAGGGAGGATAGAGGAAATGATGAAGGTTTTAGGGAGAATGAGGGAGAATTTGTGCAAACCGGATGTTTTTGCATATACAGCAATGGTTAGAGCGTTGGCAGGAGAAGGGAATTTGGATGCTTGTTTGAGGGTTTGGGAGGAGATGAAGAGGGATGGGGTGGAGCCGGATGTGATGGCATATGTGACTTTGGTTACGGCGTTGTGTAAAGGAGGGAGCGTGGATAAAGGGTATGAGGTGTTTAAGGAGATGAAGGGGAGGAGGATATTGATCGATAGAGGAATTTATGGGATTTTGGTTGAGGCATTCGTGGCGGATGGAAAGATTGGGTTGGCTTGTGATTTATTGAAGGATTTAGTGGATTCAGGCTATAGGGCTGATCTGCGAATTTATAATTCACTTATTGAAGGTTTTTGTAATGTTAAGAGGGTTGATAAGGCTCATAAGCTTTTTCAGGTTACAGTTCAGGAGGGTCTCGAACAGGATTTTAAGACTGTGAATCCTTTGCTGATGTCGTATGCGGAGATGAAAAAGATGGATGATTTTTGCAAGCTTCTTAAGCAAATGGAGAAGTTGGGATTTTCTGTCTCTGATGATCTCTCCAAATTCTTCTCGTACGTGGTTGGGAAGCCAGAAAGAACTATGATGGCCTTGGAAGTGTTTGAAGACTTGAAAGTAAAAGGTTATAGTAGTGTGCCTATCTACAATATACTAATGGAGGCTCTCCTTACGATTGGAGAGATGAAAAGGGCATTATCACTTTTTGGTGAAATGAAGGACTTAAATAAACCCGACTCAACAACTTATAGCATTGCAATTATATGTTTTGTAGAAGATGGAAACATCCAAGAGGCTTGTGTTAGTCATAACAAAATAGTTGAGATGTTCTGCGTCCCTTCTGTTGCTGCCTATTGCTCTCTTGCTAAAGGGCTTTGTGATAATGGAGAGATTGATGCAGCTATGATGCTTGTTCGTGACTGCTTAGCCAGTGTTGAAAGTGGGCCCATGGAGTTCAAGTACAGTCTCACGATTCTTCATGCATGTAAAACAGGTGGTGCTGAAAAGGTGATTGATGTGCTAAATGAGATGATGCAGGAGGGTTGTACTCCCAATGAAGTTATATATTCTGCTATCATCTCTGGTATGTGCAAGCATGGGACAATTGAAGAGGCAAGAAAGGTGTTTACAGATTTGAGACAGCGTAAAATTTTGACTGAAGCAAAGACAATTGTGTTTgatgaaatattaattgaacacatgaagaagaagacagcTGACTTGGTATTGGCAGGGCTAAAGTTCTTTGGTCTAGAGTCAAAGTTGAAAGCAATGGGTAGCACGCTTCTGGGAAGCTGAATAGGTATTTACTTCATCTGTTTGATTGCAACCTAGTTTAGCATTTACTAAAAGCACAACAATTTGAGAGAGGGGATTTAATTTTCTGTTCATGTACATGCAAATGTTATTCATGCCTAACATACAGAATAGTTGTTTGCAGTCACACCAGTGGAATATGGATCGTGTGTTGCAGGATAAGATTCTGATGCCCATTAGTGTGAGCATCGTGATGAATAAGACTCAGCGGACTGGTGAACCTGGAGTCAAGGTCTCACTTGGACATGCATGCTCTTACAACACTCAATTGGTGGGTTCAAATCTCAAGCATGCCTTCTATTCATCATCAAGCAGTCAGGCTGTGAAATGCCTGCAGATTCGTTCCTTTTTTTTGGCACCAATTCTCTCGACCAAACAGTTCTTGCTCATCCCATTTTGGTTTTATTACCTCATGCATATATTGTTATGTATAGGAAAAATGtgcaattttgtaatttaaaagattaatgtcAAAGAACTTCAAGTCCGGGAGCATTCGATAGTTGCTAGTCAGTAATCTAACTGGTTGGTCAAATGTCTAATTTATCATCTTCTTTATGTTGACGCTTGCCTGTTGATTCCCTGAAGTGTCTTTGTAAACTGCATCCAAGTTTACATTGGACAGGAAATATTACAATGTGATGCTTGAAGGAAACTGAGTAGTGCTTATGGACAATATGAAAGAAGAGGGGGCATTCGAGTAGTACTTAATATGGTTAATATCCAAGagtttttgattgattgatcaATTCCAGGGGTAGATCCTAGAGATTTGTACCAGTATAGATCCAATAGTATGAATAACATTTCTTTCTTGTGCTGGGTTGCACCATGGAGAGGAATCTGAATTTGGTGTATATTGTTGTGGGACTTGTGATTGCTCTATTTTCGGTCTTAGAAAAGGAGAGGCCACCTCAAAAGGAGCTGAATGTGATAGAGTTGTCTCTGCTCATAGGGAAGCCTCTTTATAGAAGATTCTGTCTGCCTGCTTCTGTTATTTTTCATGGAAAGGAAAACCTATAGAGGGTGGCTGGTGTGGGTCAAGAACGCCGTCAGATTGAGGACAATCATCAACTTACTCTTCTTTTCCAAAAGTTCCTATATTTATAAAGGTTCTCAAGGACAAATCATCCAAGTTTTAATTGCTTTTAACACCGTTTGTAGCTGATTTGAGGAGTTACCAAGGTAAAAGGGATGCATATTTGATTGAAGAGTGAAAGAAATTCGTCCACACTGGCTCGGTTGCTTCAGTAGCTTGCGGAGTTCCCTTCTTGCTTTATGATTTCAGATATTCAGGAACACTGAGACAATGAGAAGAAGATTAAGATGTTGTCACTGCAAAATTTGGTGGTTTACTGGTTTGATGACTCCCCTTGTTCCTACGGAGGATGCACCGTCAGCATTAGAGTTTGTTTTTATAGTAACATGGAGCAGTGAAGCAGCCATGTATTGTTTAACTTTGTGATTGGAGCTTGTTTATATAGTAATATGGAGCAGTGAAGGAGCCATGTATTGTTCAACTTTGTGAGTGGTAATCTGGTAATGGTAATGGATGATGGAGTGCTGAAAGCTTTAAGTATTTTTATGAGGAATTGGAAACTTGGCTGGACATGGATTTCCTCTTATCAAATCACTTACAGCTGTGGGTAAAACAGGGACCCTGCAAAAATCTCATGTTGGACAAGGCAGGAAACACTTGGCTCTATTATGcattttgaagaaaacaaatgctGAACTACTGTCCGGATAAGTTGCAGAACTCTTAGCTTAAGTTGGAAACCTCTCTTTCTGtgatttacatgtttttttataggcaTCAGatgaaaatttaagaattttgtttCCCTTCCTAATAGACAAGTCTTCAAAGCTTTTGGTGCAACCTTGTAAACAGGCCTAGGGATATCACTGCACCAACAAATACCGGATATCCTCGTATACCTTTGGTAGTATGAAGAACCAGATTAGAGCTGCTTGTGGTGTCAGGCAGCCTTGCATGAAGATTAGGCAGAAACCTGGTTTTGACGTTCAGCAGATGATTATGTTGTATAGCCTTTCTTCCCAAGTTTCTACGGCTTCGGCAGACACACTGTTATTATTTGTAAACTAAACAATTTCATGCTGAGCCAGTTTAGCACATGCGGCTTGATTCTCCTGTAATTGGTGTCCAGATGATTTTTTCCATCACTAATCaactatgaaaatatatattatacaaaCAACTCTGAATTATTGGTCATTTTGatggatatgtttttttttttatcggatTAATGCCCCCTAACCATGTTAagttattcataatttttttagattaactcCTATAAtttttgtctttcaattttaatacaTGAGATCATTTGAGGGCAGAGCTTGTAAACTTCAAGCCATTTAAGATGTGATTGTATTATTGACACCTGGAGCTAGTATCATTGTTCGTTTTAAGCATGGTTGCTGGACTCACTCAGGAGATAATGCCATGTTTTgtgattttgtaaaaatatgatttttttttaaattaattttttttatgtttttaaattgatgtattaatatcaaaaatataaaaaattatttcaatatatttctaaataaaaaatactttaaaaacaataactattaaaatattaaacatggtctatataaaaaaaataaaaaaaatcgag is part of the Populus nigra chromosome 8, ddPopNigr1.1, whole genome shotgun sequence genome and harbors:
- the LOC133700423 gene encoding uncharacterized protein LOC133700423, with protein sequence MSASKLTKKRRISDASDRFIQLPDELIITILKKTGDPKTLLRCCLVCKHLQSLVSKVDAVSLRFSYPGEAGDYLPCWKSHYHIPLSAIPAIMKVFAYMKSLKIKLCLCPSLLTCYGVHRGHAFKYKLKAEDMNDKMHTHLCMAIEVGPLSSDSRGMFSHKRDWFDIEKDKNPLMMSFFLVILSHRPKTLSSVVILSTGIERHGLKRKVRHRTEVGKVFMESEQMARFFSLISNTKVNKSWLENPQNLVCWIKKDEQNNHRVREMLWLVHKWEGERCNVKKSSIKERDVQELLGAFDEDANNDEKQ
- the LOC133700596 gene encoding pentatricopeptide repeat-containing protein At4g20740 isoform X2, with the translated sequence MGPTAKPSPPATTFQTSISTITTLPRPLPTPLPHCQIHPRRIPQEPEPVGPRSGDRALQTPEGDTGPGCRSAEGRKRPPVSDKVLSLGRAADQLPELMEAQGKPPTEKQFEILIRMHSDANRGLRVYYVYQKMVKFGVKPRVFLYNRIMDSLIKTGHLDLALSVYEDFRRDGLVEESVTYMILIKGLCKAGRIEEMMKVLGRMRENLCKPDVFAYTAMVRALAGEGNLDACLRVWEEMKRDGVEPDVMAYVTLVTALCKGGSVDKGYEVFKEMKGRRILIDRGIYGILVEAFVADGKIGLACDLLKDLVDSGYRADLRIYNSLIEGFCNVKRVDKAHKLFQVTVQEGLEQDFKTVNPLLMSYAEMKKMDDFCKLLKQMEKLGFSVSDDLSKFFSYVVGKPERTMMALEVFEDLKVKGYSSVPIYNILMEALLTIGEMKRALSLFGEMKDLNKPDSTTYSIAIICFVEDGNIQEACVSHNKIVEMFCVPSVAAYCSLAKGLCDNGEIDAAMMLVRDCLASVESGPMEFKYSLTILHACKTGGAEKVIDVLNEMMQEGCTPNEVIYSAIISGMCKHGTIEEARKVFTDLRQRKILTEAKTIVFDEILIEHMKKKTADLVLAGLKFFGLESKLKAMGSTLLGS
- the LOC133700596 gene encoding pentatricopeptide repeat-containing protein At4g20740 isoform X1, yielding MPPQPPPPPPPKPLKPYFFYGHRKPSQNRPVVRGGLFTNRQTVKPQPSKNPITPFKPFDLHKWDPQQNLPHQPQPSKPQSPRSRHSLALSQRLSPIARFILDAFRKNRNQWGPEVVTELCKLRRVTPDLVAEVLKVENDPQLATKFFHWAGKQKGFKHTFASYNAFAYNLNRSNFFRAADQLPELMEAQGKPPTEKQFEILIRMHSDANRGLRVYYVYQKMVKFGVKPRVFLYNRIMDSLIKTGHLDLALSVYEDFRRDGLVEESVTYMILIKGLCKAGRIEEMMKVLGRMRENLCKPDVFAYTAMVRALAGEGNLDACLRVWEEMKRDGVEPDVMAYVTLVTALCKGGSVDKGYEVFKEMKGRRILIDRGIYGILVEAFVADGKIGLACDLLKDLVDSGYRADLRIYNSLIEGFCNVKRVDKAHKLFQVTVQEGLEQDFKTVNPLLMSYAEMKKMDDFCKLLKQMEKLGFSVSDDLSKFFSYVVGKPERTMMALEVFEDLKVKGYSSVPIYNILMEALLTIGEMKRALSLFGEMKDLNKPDSTTYSIAIICFVEDGNIQEACVSHNKIVEMFCVPSVAAYCSLAKGLCDNGEIDAAMMLVRDCLASVESGPMEFKYSLTILHACKTGGAEKVIDVLNEMMQEGCTPNEVIYSAIISGMCKHGTIEEARKVFTDLRQRKILTEAKTIVFDEILIEHMKKKTADLVLAGLKFFGLESKLKAMGSTLLGS